From one Halothece sp. PCC 7418 genomic stretch:
- a CDS encoding rhodanese-like domain-containing protein, protein MLKRLAILCLTCLLGLGMGSSLLPHPLPQNNAIAATVSSEVETAVDEFLSNIPRGYYAVKEVDELEKMVQKQDAQLIDVREPLEYARGHILNAINIPLRDLAKRQDKIATDRPVIVYCTVGYRTAIALATLHLLGYDNVLGYPASVKGWKAAGKSLE, encoded by the coding sequence ATGTTAAAACGTTTAGCTATCCTCTGTTTAACCTGTCTTCTCGGGTTGGGAATGGGAAGTTCCTTGCTTCCCCACCCTCTTCCTCAAAATAACGCGATTGCAGCAACGGTTTCTTCGGAAGTCGAAACAGCAGTTGATGAGTTTTTAAGTAATATTCCGAGGGGGTATTATGCAGTGAAAGAAGTGGATGAACTGGAAAAAATGGTTCAGAAACAAGATGCACAATTAATTGATGTCCGTGAACCTCTAGAATATGCAAGGGGACACATCCTCAATGCAATTAATATTCCGCTTCGAGATTTAGCGAAACGACAAGATAAGATTGCTACCGACCGACCCGTCATCGTCTATTGTACGGTTGGCTATCGCACCGCGATCGCGCTGGCTACCTTACATTTACTCGGATATGACAATGTTTTAGGCTATCCCGCCAGTGTTA